The proteins below come from a single Hemitrygon akajei chromosome 2, sHemAka1.3, whole genome shotgun sequence genomic window:
- the LOC140721293 gene encoding histone H1.5-like, which yields MTDLVRTKRTRKKTKAPQVPKSESISKMIIHAVADTKERRGLSLAGVKKVLSGSGYDVTKNNSRIIQAVRTMVNKGSLVNITGKGASGSFKLSKEQKDQVERAEKKGVASRTSAVKTSMGKRAAKRPTPAKKPKKTYRGMKKFGGRKKWAKDGRKPKTVSRRKAVRKVKKASRQRPKPRKPTKRSAKAEKPLTQTSSSEKVDSEQHQNT from the coding sequence ATGACTGACCTTGTACGTACTAAACGTACTCGGAAGAAGACCAAAGCTCCGCAGGTGCCGAAGAGTGAATCCATATCCAAGATGATCATTCATGCGGTGGCGGATACAAAGGAACGCCGAGGTCTCTCGCTCGCCGGTGTCAAGAAGGTGCTATCGGGCAGCGGCTACGACGTAACGAAAAACAACTCTCGGATAATCCAGGCGGTGAGGACCATGGTGAACAAGGGCTCTTTAGTGAACATCACTGGTAAGGGAGCCTCAGGCTCCTTCAAACTCAGCAAGGAGCAGAAGGACCAGGTGGAGCGGGCAGAGAAGAAAGGGGTCGCTTCACGAACCTCCGCCGTCAAAACATCGATGGGAAAACGTGCGGCCAAGAGACCTACCCCCGCTAAGAAACCCAAAAAGACGTATCGGGGGATGAAGAAGTTTGGCGGCCGTAAGAAGTGGGCGAAAGATGGCAGAAAACCGAAAACTGTTTCGAGGAGAAAAGCAGTCAGGAAAGTTAAGAAGGCAAGTCGCCAACGTCCGAAACCAAGGAAACCAACCAAACGATCGGCAAAAGCGGAGAAGCCTCTGACACAGACATCATCCTCCGAGAAAGTTGACTCAGAACAGCACCAGAACACCTGA